The Impatiens glandulifera chromosome 3, dImpGla2.1, whole genome shotgun sequence genome contains a region encoding:
- the LOC124929300 gene encoding vacuolar-processing enzyme-like, translated as MKRVLILLALIIGVAAGSREFTGDFLRLPSEAARFFRRGQGKNNDDAAGDDVGTRWAVLIAGSNGYWNYRHQADVCHAYQILRKGGIKEENIVVFMYDDIADNEENPRPGVIINSPNGDDVYKGVPKDYTGESVTVDNFFAVILGNKTATKGGSGKVVESGPNDHIFIYYTDHGGPGMLGMPTYPYLYADHLIEVLKKKHASGTYKSLVFYLEACESGSIFEGLLPEGLNIYATTAANAEESSWGTYCPGEYPSPPEEYDTCLGDLYSVAWMEDSDIHNLQTETLHQQYELVKKRTSNDNSIYGSHVMQYGDVGISTDKIFKYIGTNPANDNYTFVDENSLRPHSKAVNQRDADLLHFWHKFRKAPEGSPRKMKAQKHFFEAMSHRMHIDNSMELIGKLLFGIEKSSELLKTVRPAGQPLVDDWTCLRTMVRTFEKHCGSLSQYGMKHMRSFANICNAGIKEEQMVETSAQACPSIPSNPWSSIQQGFIA; from the exons ATGAAACGCGTTCTCATTCTCCTCGCACTGATAATCGGCGTAGCCGCCGGCAGCCGTGAATTCACCGGCGATTTTCTCCGATTGCCCTCAGAAGCCGCCAGATTCTTCCGGAGAGGCCAGGGAAAGAATAACGATGATGCCGCTGGTGATGACGTTGGTACTAGGTGGGCCGTTCTGATCGCAGGATCGAATGGATACTGGAATTACAGGCATCAG GCTGATGTTTGCCATGCTTACCAAATCTTAAGAAAAGGTGGGATCAAGGAAGAAAATATTGTAGTTTTCATGTATGATGATATTGCTGATAATGAAGAGAATCCTAGGCCTGGAGTCATTATTAACAGCCCTAATGGTGATGATGTATACAAGGGAGTTCCCAAA GATTATACTGGTGAAAGTGTAACTGTTGATAACTTCTTTGCGGTGATCCTTGGAAACAAGACAGCTACCAAAGGGGGTAGTGGAAAGGTGGTTGAGAGTGGGCCGAATGATCACATCTTCATTTACTACACTGACCACGGTGGTCCTGGGATGCTTG GGATGCCCACATACCCTTACCTGTATGCTGATCATCTGATTGAAGTGTTGAAAAAGAAGCATGCATCTGGGACATACAAAAGCTTG GTATTTTATCTTGAAGCTTGTGAGTCTGGAAGTATCTTTGAGGGTCTCCTTCCAgaaggattaaatatttatgcaACTACAGCTGCTAATGCTGAAGAGAGTAGTTGGGGAACTTACTGCCCTGGCGAATACCCGAGCCCTCCAGAAGAATATGACACATGTTTGGGTGACCTCTACAGTGTTGCCTGGATGGAAGACAG TGACATTCACAATCTTCAGACAGAAACTTTGCATCAGCAGTATGAGCTG GTGAAGAAAAGAACTTCAAATGACAACTCCATATATGGTTCTCATGTCATGCAATATGGTGATGTTGGAATTAGCACAGACAAAATTTTCAAGTATATCGGTACAAATCCTGCAAATGATAACTACACTTTTGTCGACGAGAACTCTTTGCGTCCACATTCAAAAGCTGTTAATCAACGCGATGCTGATCTATTGCATTTCTGGCACAAG TTCCGAAAAGCTCCAGAAGGTTCTCCAAGAAAGATGAAAGCGCAAAAGCATTTCTTCGAAGCAATGTCACATAGGATGCACATAGACAACAGCATGGAATTAATAGGAAAGCTTCTATTCGGAATTGAAAAAAGTTCCGAATTATTGAAAACCGTCAGACCTGCTGGACAACCCCTTGTCGATGACTGGACCTGTCTTAGAACAATG GTTAGGACATTCGAGAAACACTGTGGATCACTCTCCCAATACGGTATGAAACATATGCGATCGTTTGCTAATATTTGTAACGCCGGTATAAAGGAAGAACAGATGGTTGAGACTTCAGCACAGGCTTGTCCTTCAATCCCATCAAACCCATGGAGCTCGATTCAGCAGGGGTTTATTGcgtga